The segment AGTTGATTTTATTCTATCAGAAAAGAATTAAAAACCAATATACAATTTTATTACTTACCTTGCCTGATACCAGTGGTAACCAACCAAGTTATGCTTGGGTTTGGGCGGCTGTCGCCATGGCCTTACTCGCCTTAGGTTTGGTTGTACGCCGCAGTTAAAGGCAAAGGGCAGAAATCAAAAGTCAAAATCAGGGGTAGGGGCCAGTGATCGGGGATCAGGGGTCAGGAAATTCAGTGGCGAAACAGGAAGTAGCTGGGGCTAGCGAATAATCCAATCTGTGACAAAAATTTTAACCTTCGTGTCCTGCGTGGATCAAACAACTGGCCCCTAGCCCCTGATCCCTGGCTCCTCAACTTTCGTGCTCTTCGTGTCCTTCGTGGTTAAAATCTCCTTCCCCGAATCCCTCTGTTCCATCTTCTTTGCGCTATGTTCTCCTGATCCCTCGTATCCATTGCCTTCGCATACGATCATCGGCTATAATCAGCGCTACACATTGCCGCACTTCACTCTTTTTACTACATAAATTCAAGCGCGATTAATCAACCTCCGGTTCGCTGGGCTTGCAATGAGGATTCAGGTATGAAAGAAGTAGTCTGTATCACGCTCGGACGTTCGCGGCGTGACTTTAGCTTTACAACAACGCTGTTGGGCGAAGAGCTACGGGTGCGCCGCATTGGAGCCGATGGCGATGTCGAACGGGTCAAGCAGTTGATTCGTGAGCACGATGGCAAGGTTGATGCAATTGCGCTTGGTGGCGTAATTGCAAACTTTCGGGTTGGCAAAGCCAGCTATCAACATAATCAAGCCTATACGATCGTCAATCAAGCACGAGTTACCCCAACCGCTGATGGGGTGTTGCTCAAGTCAACCCTCGAACGTTGGACAGTCGCGCAAGCGGTTTCGCGTGAACCAGGCCGCTTCAACTATCGGCGGGTTTTGGTTTTTTCGGGGATCGAGCGCTATTCCTTGGCCGAATCGTTGAGCGGTTATAACGTTGATTTGCGTTTTGCTGACCCCAAGGTGCATTATGGTTTGCCCTTTACGCTGAGTTCGCTGAGCCAACTGGAGCGCTACGCCAAATTTGCCATGCCCGATTTGGCCAAAAAGCCCTATCGGCGGATTCACCCGATTGGCAAGGGCGCGACCCACGATAGCCGCCTCGAAAAAGATTGCGCTTGGGCTGATGTGCTAGCGGGCGATTTTGCCTTTATTCGGCGCTACGCTCCGCAAGATCTGCGTGGCCGCACGATTTTGACCGACGATCCATCGCCTGCGGAAATTGAAGATTTGCGCCAGCGTGGAGCACATACCTTAATTACGCTCACGCCCAAAATTAGCGAGGAGCACCCATTTGTTTCGGCAGATGTGCTCGAAGCCATGATTTTGGCTGTTACAGGCAAGCGCACCCTCGATGAAGCCACGGTCTTGCAAATTACGGCTGATGCCAATTGGGAGCCACACATTCAGCGTTTGACCAACGACGAAGAGTTAGAAAAATTTGCTTTTGTGATTCACCCGCTCTCAACCAAATTTATTTATAAAGATCCGCGCTTCAAAGTTTTTAAATTTGTGCCCCAACGTTGGGTCGAACGTGCTATGGCTCACTTGCCACCATTGTATCTCTCGCGGATGAAGGGCATTAAATCGACTGGTACAGGCAAGGAAATCGAAGGTATTTTGCTGACGTTGGGTGCTACGCCCCGCGAATTGATGCGCCGCCCAACTGCCTTTACCTATCGCCGTTTGATCAAAGCTGCTCGCATGGCCGAGCGCATGGGCGCGAAGCTGATGGGCTTGGGGGCATTTACTTCGGTGGTGGGCGATGCTGGCATTACAGTTGCCCAAAAATCCGATATTGGCATCACCTCAGGCAATTCGTTGACTGTGGCCGCAACCCTTGAAGCCGCCAAACAAGCGGTCATTCTCATGGGCGGGCGGGTTGATCAAGGCACAGCCGTGGTGATTGGGGCAACTGGCTCGATTGGCGCAGTTTGTTCACGCCTGCTGGCCCAAGCGATTGGCGATGTGGTCTTAATTGCGCCACGGCCTGAGCGCTTGATCGCCTTGAAAAAGCAAATCGAGGCTGAAACACCCAACGCCAAAGTAACAATTGCCACCAAAGCTGATGATTATGTTGGCAGCGCCGACTTAATTGTTACCACGACCACCGCCCTCAACACCAAAATTGTGGATATTGAGCGCTTGAAGCCAGGTGCGGTGGTGTGTGATGTTGCACGGCCACCAGATATCAAAGAAGATGAAGCCGCCAAACGCCCTGATGTGTTGGTGATTGAATCGGGCGAAATCACCTTGCCCGGCGAGGTGGATTTTGGCTTTGATATTGGTTTGCCGCCAGGCACGGCCTATGCATGTCTCTCGGAGACGGCTTTGTTGGCGCTTGATGGCAAATTTGAAGATTACACGCTTGGCCGCAACATCGAAATGGATCGGGTCAAGGAGATGTATCGCTTGTTCAAAAAGCATGGCCTGAAATTGGCGGGCTTGCGCACCTTTGATCAATATGTAACCCCCGAAATGGTCGCCGAAAAGCGCCGCCTAGCCGATCAGCGTCGGCACGAACTGGGTTTACCAGTGACCACCGAAACCGAAACCCTCGCCAGCGAAATGCCGCTGGAAGTTGGTGGCTCCAACTAAATCAATCCAACGGCGTGAGCTTCGTGCTTGCGCCGTTGCTTTTGCCCCTGCAACGCCTCATTCCTCTCAGCGTATTGTTTTTGCTTGAAACTAATTCCTAGTGAGAGATTATTTATGCTAGCCTGTAGCTATTGTGGCGGCGATGTGCCCGACGATTGGGAAGAATGTAAAACCTGTGGTTGGTTGCGTGATGGCTCGTTGGCCTTGCCACTTGAGCCACTCAAATGCCCGTATTGTGGTGATGATGTGGCCGATGATTGGGAAGAGTGCCCAAGTTGTGGCTGGTTGCGCGATGGCTCATTGGGCGTTCCTCAGCCAGCACCACCGCCACCCACAGTGCGCCAACTGGTCTGCCTCCGTTGCCAAGCGCAGATGACATTTTTGGGCTTCAAGCAATTTCGTGAAAGCTCAACTTCACTGGATATTTTGCAAGGCCGTTTTGGCTCGTTTCGCCAGGATTTTCAAATTTTGGAATTGCATGGCTGTGGCTATTGTGGCTATGCCGAATTGGCTCTACCCCACATTGGTAGTTAGTCGAGATTCTGAGTTGAAGGGAGTTGATGATGCAAGCTTGTACATATTGTGGTGCTGATGTTGATGATGATTGGGTTGAATGCTCAACCTGCGGCTGGCTGCGTGATGGTTCGTTGGCCTTGGTTAGCCCCATTGGTGAACGCCAAATCGAGTGTATTCGTTGTGATACGGCGCTTGAATTTCGGGGCGTGAAATATTTTCACGAAGGTTTGAGTTTGGCAGGAGCTTTGGTTGGCGCAGTCGGTGCAGTTATCAAACGCGAACGACTTGAACTGTATTGTTGCCCCAATTGTGGTCGCTGCGAGTTATTCGACCCAGAGCTTGGCCGCTAATCTAGCGCAACAATCGCCTACTAGCGGCGTATAACCCCATAGCGAACCACAATTAGGAGGAACAACTATGGGGTTATTTGATGGATTAATGGGCAATGCTTCGGAAGTTGATCCGCAAGCAGCCCAGCGTGATTTTGCCCAACTGTTGGCATGGGGCGAGCAAGTTCAACGCGCCTACCAACTGATTCGCGATTTCTTTATTTTTACCGATAAACGCTTGATTTTGGTTGATAAACAGGGCATTACTGGCAGCAAAGTCGAATATCATTCGATTCCTTATCGCAGTATTACCCACTTTAGCATTGAAACCGCTGGCCATTTTGATCTCGATGCTGAGTTGAAAATTTGGATTTCAGGCAATCCTGTGCCAATTCAAAAACAATTCAACAGTCGGATCAATATTTATCAATTGCAAGCGGTTCTAGCTGCGTTCGTTGCTCGTTAATCAATATGCTCGCATGGTTTTTCCATGCGAGCATATTTTAGTTACTCGGTCTTAAACTCCAAAACATACAAGCCATAACTGAAATCGCTGACATAGACAAATTGATCGCGCACTTGTACGCCCCACAAGGCCACTTTTGGCGAATTGTTCAGCGGCCAGCTTGCCACTGATTGAGGGTGACTTGGATCGCTGATATCGAGCATGCGCAGGCCATCTTGATACCACGAAGCATACAAATATTGGCCTTGCACCTCGGAATTATGCACAGTTGGGTTGGATTGCAAGGTCTCATTAATTGAATTTGGTGTATTGTAGCGCCCAACTTCAACTGGCTGGCTGGGATTGCTCAGATCAAAGAATTGAATTGCGCCGCCACCATCAAAATAGCTTTCGATGGTCGCTTCAGCCTCAGGTTGGCTGAGCAAGGCAGCGGCGGTTGTGCTGCTAATGGTAAACATCGGCAGATCAAAATCATCGATCAAATCAACATCATCGCCAAATTGCAGCTCCTCAAATGGCGCATTGGCATAAATCAGCAACGCTGCGGCCTCGCCGTTTTGGGCAATTTGCAGCTTTTGCTCAATCGAACAGCCTGCCATCTCGGCCAACACAAACAATCCTTGAAAATCAGGATACTCAGCCTGAGGATCGCACGCTTGGCCAAGCGCTAGAACCTTGGCGCTCAGCGGTGTATCAAGTTTGCCACCAAATGGCAATTCGTGGGCATAATCTGGCTCAGCCAAGGCTGGATGGCTAATTTTCGCCTGATCGGTGCTAAAATCTTCGTTGTTCAAGGCCAACATTTGCCCATCATTCCAATCGAC is part of the Chloroflexota bacterium genome and harbors:
- a CDS encoding LPXTG cell wall anchor domain-containing protein, encoding MILFYQKRIKNQYTILLLTLPDTSGNQPSYAWVWAAVAMALLALGLVVRRS
- a CDS encoding serine carboxypeptidase, giving the protein MKEVVCITLGRSRRDFSFTTTLLGEELRVRRIGADGDVERVKQLIREHDGKVDAIALGGVIANFRVGKASYQHNQAYTIVNQARVTPTADGVLLKSTLERWTVAQAVSREPGRFNYRRVLVFSGIERYSLAESLSGYNVDLRFADPKVHYGLPFTLSSLSQLERYAKFAMPDLAKKPYRRIHPIGKGATHDSRLEKDCAWADVLAGDFAFIRRYAPQDLRGRTILTDDPSPAEIEDLRQRGAHTLITLTPKISEEHPFVSADVLEAMILAVTGKRTLDEATVLQITADANWEPHIQRLTNDEELEKFAFVIHPLSTKFIYKDPRFKVFKFVPQRWVERAMAHLPPLYLSRMKGIKSTGTGKEIEGILLTLGATPRELMRRPTAFTYRRLIKAARMAERMGAKLMGLGAFTSVVGDAGITVAQKSDIGITSGNSLTVAATLEAAKQAVILMGGRVDQGTAVVIGATGSIGAVCSRLLAQAIGDVVLIAPRPERLIALKKQIEAETPNAKVTIATKADDYVGSADLIVTTTTALNTKIVDIERLKPGAVVCDVARPPDIKEDEAAKRPDVLVIESGEITLPGEVDFGFDIGLPPGTAYACLSETALLALDGKFEDYTLGRNIEMDRVKEMYRLFKKHGLKLAGLRTFDQYVTPEMVAEKRRLADQRRHELGLPVTTETETLASEMPLEVGGSN
- a CDS encoding zinc ribbon domain-containing protein yields the protein MLACSYCGGDVPDDWEECKTCGWLRDGSLALPLEPLKCPYCGDDVADDWEECPSCGWLRDGSLGVPQPAPPPPTVRQLVCLRCQAQMTFLGFKQFRESSTSLDILQGRFGSFRQDFQILELHGCGYCGYAELALPHIGS
- a CDS encoding PH domain-containing protein, with protein sequence MGLFDGLMGNASEVDPQAAQRDFAQLLAWGEQVQRAYQLIRDFFIFTDKRLILVDKQGITGSKVEYHSIPYRSITHFSIETAGHFDLDAELKIWISGNPVPIQKQFNSRINIYQLQAVLAAFVAR